A window from Shewanella livingstonensis encodes these proteins:
- a CDS encoding site-specific integrase: MNSEAIKSKIRYNNSGSPFPNARFCALKLLAAMMRLKKIYQPFPSETVTQFDRALFNFLYLWLTGTLASCKSIDDIPDITIVSGSKPCQPYCLRSIREKSPSWIEYALEVPARHGVNWQWQPIPNGLNHWFSHAITKTKHAEKCWIMSTTEKIQFLRFITSKWRKPTILEGKYLARKDVLFNHFHKMAQADPNLTTPAKAVILGIDELQHVSAFNYQRRDTEQIRYDIFRAQTQYLERLSQAINEPELIALLSVPKPTSTTNTQLIRLQKNPQYYLCTPGRIPSLHYDVSPALRTHIQTPPIFVGSLRQIKVDSVRRFFDQIYYHASKLDSCLHTQETLRELYNFRTFELALLFIVLTGTRPTHQITLLKEYCYDRRNAIVFDKGRYRSIWLCDYFRNALLRYDFLQKNLSRHSSTSLDSTYMWFLVDEHMSIKPLSAKVLRQFMAKWWVTANPEEVAVPYQLRHFFAQHALTSSSPTLNAQDIDRLMGHANWGEQLGSDTLYPITNSKLHHFLNNIPDFLSLKEIDGDFYG, from the coding sequence ATGAACTCTGAAGCTATCAAATCAAAAATAAGATACAACAATAGTGGTTCACCTTTCCCTAATGCCCGTTTCTGTGCTCTTAAGCTATTAGCGGCAATGATGAGATTAAAAAAAATTTATCAGCCATTTCCGAGTGAAACGGTCACTCAATTTGATAGGGCACTGTTTAATTTCTTGTACTTATGGTTAACAGGCACACTTGCGTCATGTAAATCAATCGATGACATTCCAGATATCACGATCGTAAGTGGCAGCAAGCCTTGCCAACCCTATTGCTTAAGGAGTATTAGAGAAAAATCTCCCTCATGGATCGAATATGCTCTGGAGGTACCTGCTAGGCATGGTGTTAACTGGCAATGGCAGCCAATTCCAAACGGGTTAAACCATTGGTTTTCTCATGCCATCACTAAAACAAAGCATGCTGAAAAATGCTGGATAATGAGTACTACTGAAAAAATACAATTCTTACGCTTTATCACATCAAAATGGAGAAAGCCTACAATATTGGAAGGAAAATACCTTGCACGAAAGGATGTACTATTTAACCATTTCCATAAAATGGCGCAAGCGGATCCAAACCTGACCACACCAGCAAAAGCGGTCATACTAGGGATCGATGAACTGCAACACGTTAGTGCCTTCAATTATCAGAGACGTGACACTGAACAAATAAGATACGATATTTTTAGAGCTCAAACACAGTATTTAGAGCGGCTTAGCCAAGCCATAAATGAACCAGAATTAATTGCATTATTGAGTGTGCCCAAACCGACATCGACGACAAATACACAGTTAATTCGCCTCCAAAAAAATCCACAATATTACTTATGTACTCCAGGACGGATCCCTTCACTTCATTATGATGTGTCGCCAGCTTTGCGAACACATATCCAAACACCGCCCATCTTTGTGGGTTCTTTGCGACAGATAAAAGTAGATTCTGTTCGCCGTTTTTTTGACCAAATCTACTATCACGCTTCAAAACTTGACTCTTGTTTACATACGCAAGAAACACTGCGTGAACTGTACAATTTTCGAACTTTTGAATTAGCATTATTATTCATCGTGTTGACAGGGACACGTCCAACTCATCAAATCACATTATTGAAAGAGTATTGCTACGACCGACGAAACGCTATCGTGTTTGATAAGGGCCGCTATCGCTCAATTTGGCTATGTGATTATTTTCGTAACGCATTATTACGCTATGATTTTTTACAGAAAAACTTAAGCCGTCACTCATCAACGTCACTTGATTCGACTTATATGTGGTTTTTAGTTGATGAACATATGTCCATAAAACCATTATCAGCAAAAGTACTGCGTCAATTTATGGCTAAGTGGTGGGTAACTGCTAACCCTGAAGAAGTAGCTGTGCCTTACCAATTACGACATTTCTTTGCCCAACACGCGCTAACATCGTCCTCTCCCACGCTAAACGCACAAGATATTGATAGATTGATGGGGCATGCTAACTGGGGGGAACAACTGGGTAGTGATACGCTATATCCCATCACAAATAGTAAGCTTCACCACTTCCTGAATAATATTCCTGATTTTTTAAGCTTAAAAGAGATAGACGGTGATTTTTATGGCTAG